A window from Candidatus Gracilibacteria bacterium encodes these proteins:
- a CDS encoding LysE family transporter codes for MFTPEAFLFGFTQGFVLGPLSLYAIREGLNPKKGFWYQLQVILGSFVVDIVYLLMATYGIAHFVENQWVKVVMWTFAGCILIRMGFNSLHEKPGRLTYIKLHGHRLTFFDNDFVKGFIVSLFNPMAVVFSLMIVGSLYASYAGSSGPATFAMNVNLGGVAAGLIVCGLTYAVRQVFHAWMIKKLMFVGSMVLIGYGAYFSFKAFAEIQPMVEAAFASIYSAM; via the coding sequence ATGTTCACGCCGGAAGCATTTCTGTTCGGGTTCACTCAAGGTTTTGTCCTTGGCCCATTGAGTCTCTATGCTATTCGTGAAGGATTGAATCCAAAGAAGGGTTTTTGGTATCAACTTCAGGTTATTTTGGGATCTTTTGTTGTGGATATTGTTTATTTGCTCATGGCCACTTATGGCATTGCGCACTTTGTTGAAAATCAGTGGGTCAAGGTGGTGATGTGGACTTTTGCGGGTTGTATTTTGATTCGAATGGGCTTCAACTCTCTCCATGAAAAACCAGGTCGTTTGACTTATATTAAACTTCATGGGCATCGGCTCACTTTTTTTGACAACGATTTTGTGAAGGGATTTATAGTGAGTTTGTTTAATCCTATGGCGGTGGTCTTTTCCCTTATGATTGTGGGCAGTCTTTATGCTTCTTATGCGGGCTCCAGTGGTCCTGCCACTTTTGCTATGAATGTAAATTTGGGTGGAGTTGCCGCTGGCTTAATTGTCTGTGGTCTTACTTATGCGGTTCGTCAAGTTTTCCATGCGTGGATGATTAAAAAGCTCATGTTTGTGGGATCTATGGTTTTGATCGGTTATGGAGCGTATTTTTCTTTTAAGGCCTTTGCGGAAATTCAACCCATGGTTGAGGCGGCATTTGCTTCCATATATTCCGCAATGTAG
- a CDS encoding aminotransferase class IV — MIICINGKWMNDKQAKISVLDNAFLYGDGFYDTMRTYKGKVLELELHVQRVLHSAQVMNIELPWTEKQLKNWIQGTADRNKAKSARVRITISRGVNDFDFTCTKNPLAVVTCEPLILNPKDYSSGVSVVTMHLQRILPEIKTVGLTHMVVAYKELFPKGIYEALIVSPDGNIPEGASTNLMIVKNGKIITPKTGMLPGLTRKRVLALAKKLAIPVIQKNIKLGALKSADEIFLTNRPRELIPVTKLNNKKVGNGKPGPITKKLMDAYQDYIAEYMEANAASTMGGISAKALKEKYAP; from the coding sequence ATGATCATCTGCATCAACGGAAAATGGATGAACGATAAACAAGCCAAAATATCTGTTTTGGACAACGCTTTCCTCTATGGCGATGGTTTTTACGACACCATGCGCACCTACAAAGGCAAAGTCTTGGAACTCGAATTGCATGTCCAAAGGGTTTTACACTCCGCTCAAGTCATGAATATTGAGCTTCCTTGGACAGAGAAGCAGCTCAAAAATTGGATTCAAGGAACCGCCGATCGAAATAAAGCAAAGTCAGCACGAGTACGCATCACGATTTCTCGAGGAGTGAATGATTTTGATTTCACCTGCACCAAAAATCCTCTTGCCGTGGTCACATGCGAGCCTCTTATCCTCAACCCAAAAGATTATTCCAGTGGAGTTTCCGTGGTAACCATGCATTTACAGCGCATTTTGCCAGAAATAAAAACTGTGGGCCTCACTCATATGGTCGTGGCTTATAAAGAACTTTTTCCAAAAGGTATTTATGAAGCTCTTATAGTAAGCCCAGACGGAAACATTCCCGAAGGAGCCTCAACCAACCTGATGATTGTGAAAAACGGGAAAATCATCACACCAAAAACAGGCATGCTACCAGGGCTCACTCGAAAACGAGTTTTGGCCCTTGCCAAAAAACTAGCAATCCCAGTCATCCAAAAAAACATAAAACTCGGCGCCCTCAAATCCGCCGATGAAATCTTTCTCACCAATCGCCCGCGAGAGCTTATTCCCGTCACCAAGCTCAATAATAAAAAGGTGGGCAACGGAAAACCTGGACCCATCACAAAAAAACTCATGGACGCTTACCAGGACTACATTGCGGAATATATGGAAGCAAATGCCGCCTCAACCATGGGTTGAATTTCCGCAAAGGCCTTAAAAGAAAAATACGCTCCATAA
- a CDS encoding RNA polymerase sigma factor, which produces MSTQEKFAEAYDKYADAIFRHCFIRVYDRELAKELMQESFMKAWKHYGETGEGDIENLRALLYKIATNLIIDHSRRPGSKKAASLEDLVEAGLEPGEDHSKQMKDQLDAKEALKSLDLLKEEYREVLTLHYLQDLPLNQTAEILGISPNLVSVRLNRAMKELRKHFKHHERT; this is translated from the coding sequence ATGTCGACTCAAGAGAAGTTTGCCGAGGCGTACGACAAGTATGCGGATGCCATCTTTAGACACTGCTTCATCCGAGTCTACGACAGGGAGCTGGCCAAGGAGCTCATGCAAGAATCGTTCATGAAAGCCTGGAAGCATTATGGGGAAACGGGCGAAGGAGACATCGAAAATCTAAGAGCGCTGCTCTACAAGATTGCGACCAACCTCATCATCGACCACAGTCGTCGCCCCGGATCCAAAAAAGCAGCTTCCCTCGAAGATCTTGTGGAAGCGGGACTGGAACCCGGAGAAGACCACAGCAAGCAAATGAAAGATCAGCTGGATGCCAAAGAAGCGCTCAAGAGTCTAGACCTCCTGAAAGAAGAATACCGCGAAGTCCTCACCCTCCATTATCTGCAAGACCTCCCCTTGAACCAAACCGCCGAGATTCTAGGGATCAGTCCAAATTTAGTCTCCGTACGGCTCAACCGGGCCATGAAAGAACTCCGTAAACACTTTAAACACCATGAAAGAACTTAA
- a CDS encoding MFS transporter, which produces MKNSKFLTLFIIVFLDLMGIGIMIPVLAPMMLDPMSTLVPTLWTEATRNIALGVLVAVYPLGQFFGAPILGTLSDRYGRKKMLSISLIGTFFGYLLFAVGIVTQQLWLLYFSRALDGFTGGNISVANSAIADMSTDETRAKNFGLIGMAFGLGFVVGPFLGGKLADPSILPWFGPAVPFYFAALLSALSLTLLTFFFKETLKNPTHQRVHLFLGFQHIAKSFHMKHLRSIFLVVFLHALGFCFYTQFMPVFLVQKYEMSSAQIGTLFGFVGIWIALSQGLFTRIAARYLSPQGTLRFSILCLSATLFVVPFIPSVTLLYLSQPFLALFEGLTFPNTTAVVSQISKPSEQGEAMGITQSLRALGQAIPSLVAGFLVTINENLAILTGAVIILLAWIIFVISFKPKRSGG; this is translated from the coding sequence GTGAAAAACTCCAAATTCCTCACCCTTTTCATCATCGTCTTTTTAGATTTGATGGGGATTGGGATCATGATTCCGGTGCTGGCGCCCATGATGCTCGACCCCATGAGCACCTTGGTGCCAACACTGTGGACGGAGGCCACGCGGAACATTGCGCTGGGCGTGCTGGTGGCGGTGTATCCGCTGGGACAATTTTTTGGGGCGCCCATTCTTGGCACACTCTCGGACCGCTATGGACGCAAAAAAATGCTCTCCATCTCTTTGATAGGAACCTTTTTTGGGTATTTGCTGTTTGCCGTGGGAATCGTGACTCAACAACTGTGGTTGCTCTATTTTAGCCGCGCCCTGGACGGATTTACGGGAGGAAACATCAGTGTGGCCAATTCCGCCATTGCCGATATGAGCACCGACGAGACCCGCGCCAAAAACTTTGGCCTTATTGGAATGGCGTTTGGGCTGGGCTTTGTGGTGGGACCATTTTTGGGCGGAAAGCTGGCCGATCCATCTATATTACCGTGGTTCGGCCCCGCGGTACCGTTCTATTTTGCCGCACTGCTTTCCGCCCTCAGCCTCACCTTGCTCACCTTTTTCTTTAAAGAAACCCTCAAAAACCCAACCCATCAGCGGGTACACCTCTTTTTGGGCTTCCAGCACATCGCCAAGTCCTTCCACATGAAACATCTGCGCTCCATCTTTTTGGTGGTCTTCCTCCACGCCCTTGGTTTTTGTTTTTATACCCAATTTATGCCAGTCTTCTTGGTTCAAAAGTACGAAATGAGCAGTGCACAAATCGGCACCTTGTTTGGTTTCGTGGGGATTTGGATCGCCCTAAGTCAGGGGCTTTTCACACGCATCGCCGCACGATATTTGAGCCCACAAGGCACGCTTCGCTTCTCCATACTCTGCCTCTCGGCCACTCTTTTCGTGGTTCCATTTATTCCCAGCGTCACCCTCCTTTACCTCAGCCAGCCCTTTCTCGCCCTCTTTGAAGGACTCACCTTCCCCAACACCACCGCCGTGGTTTCACAGATCAGCAAACCCAGCGAACAAGGCGAAGCCATGGGCATCACCCAATCTTTGCGCGCTTTGGGCCAAGCCATTCCCTCGCTGGTGGCCGGATTTTTAGTGACTATAAACGAAAATTTAGCCATTTTAACAGGTGCGGTGATAATCCTCTTGGCATGGATTATTTTTGTGATATCCTTCAAGCCGAAGCGCAGCGGAGGCTAA
- the rlmN gene encoding 23S rRNA (adenine(2503)-C(2))-methyltransferase RlmN, which yields MLTPIKTRYEAFHELFPNEKAFRWKQIEENLFKPEKKGWMDITNLSKPMREVLAEQVPWLAYKGSQIMRSAKGDTHKALLELEDGQKVETVLMENKRGDWTICVSSQVGCAMACTFCATGKMGLLRSLTSDEITDQYRFWQHFIAAELQGEQRISNVVFMGMGEPLANYENVKKTIHTWLKNTDLGPTHIVVSTVGVLPILEKILIDPDWPDARLAISLHSADPITRKEIVPSSFEEFIPKLKDWIQRYQQIHGNRRHHLSFEYVMLRAVNDTDHHAEVLADLVRELSQTRRHAHEPLKVNMIPYNFTDIGLERSTRAQIDRFKAILESRGVPVTLRKTMGDDIAAACGQLIVLGGKKGA from the coding sequence ATGCTCACCCCCATAAAAACCCGTTACGAAGCCTTCCACGAACTTTTCCCAAATGAAAAGGCCTTTCGTTGGAAGCAAATTGAAGAGAACCTTTTTAAACCTGAAAAAAAGGGGTGGATGGACATCACCAACCTTTCCAAGCCCATGCGTGAAGTTCTTGCGGAACAAGTTCCCTGGCTGGCCTACAAGGGCTCCCAAATCATGCGCAGCGCCAAAGGGGATACCCACAAAGCCCTGCTCGAGTTGGAGGACGGACAAAAAGTGGAAACCGTGCTCATGGAAAACAAACGAGGTGATTGGACCATTTGTGTATCGTCCCAGGTTGGCTGTGCCATGGCCTGCACTTTTTGCGCCACCGGAAAAATGGGTCTGCTCCGCAGCCTGACCAGCGACGAGATCACCGATCAATATCGATTTTGGCAGCATTTCATCGCCGCCGAACTCCAGGGCGAGCAGCGCATTTCCAATGTGGTGTTCATGGGAATGGGCGAACCACTCGCCAATTATGAAAATGTAAAAAAGACCATCCACACCTGGCTCAAAAACACCGATCTGGGCCCCACTCATATCGTGGTTTCCACCGTGGGTGTGCTCCCCATACTCGAAAAAATCCTCATCGATCCCGACTGGCCCGATGCCCGCCTCGCCATTTCCCTTCACAGCGCCGATCCCATCACCCGTAAGGAAATCGTGCCCAGCTCTTTTGAAGAGTTCATCCCCAAGCTCAAAGACTGGATCCAACGCTACCAGCAGATCCACGGCAACCGCCGCCACCACCTGTCGTTTGAATATGTCATGCTGCGCGCTGTCAATGACACCGACCACCACGCCGAAGTCCTGGCCGACCTGGTCCGCGAACTCAGCCAAACCCGCCGCCACGCCCACGAGCCCCTCAAAGTGAACATGATCCCTTACAACTTCACCGACATCGGCCTCGAGCGCTCCACCCGTGCCCAAATCGACCGCTTCAAAGCCATCCTCGAATCCCGCGGCGTCCCCGTCACCCTCCGCAAAACCATGGGCGACGACATCGCCGCCGCCTGCGGCCAATTGATAGTGCTGGGCGGGAAGAAGGGAGCTTAA
- the queA gene encoding tRNA preQ1(34) S-adenosylmethionine ribosyltransferase-isomerase QueA: protein MDLYSYPLPKDRIAKKPASPRDHSKLLIYNTQTDQVQFDRFINLHKYLPTDSFLVMNESKVLPARVLAKRENGEEVELMILPSEVDHAAGTVKATANKRLRLGQRIVLKPEALLEVTEDTEKAFTFRALFDLHQLPKLLLEIGHTPVPHYIGTSELSEAELRKKYQSIFAKNPGSVAAPTASLHFTPRVFKKLAAAGIPSCFVTLHIGLGTFAPVLPEHFETGTLYQEHTTISPQAAKEIRALKAAGRRCTAVGTTAVRTLESFALGHKETTNLFIFPPFEFALVDQLLTNFHLPNSSLMMLVEAFLQHKKAKRHLKDLYALAIQNDFRFYSFGDSMLIL from the coding sequence ATGGATCTCTACTCCTACCCGCTTCCCAAAGACCGTATTGCAAAAAAGCCCGCTTCCCCGCGAGATCATTCGAAGCTGCTCATTTACAATACTCAAACGGATCAAGTCCAGTTTGATCGTTTCATCAACCTGCATAAATATCTCCCGACGGATTCTTTTTTAGTGATGAATGAGAGCAAAGTGCTCCCCGCAAGAGTACTGGCCAAACGAGAAAATGGTGAAGAAGTGGAATTGATGATTTTGCCCAGCGAAGTGGATCACGCTGCCGGCACAGTAAAGGCCACCGCCAACAAACGGCTCCGTTTGGGGCAGCGCATTGTGCTCAAACCAGAGGCCCTTTTAGAAGTGACCGAAGACACCGAGAAAGCATTCACATTCCGGGCCCTCTTTGACCTTCACCAACTCCCAAAGCTCTTGCTGGAGATCGGCCACACCCCTGTTCCCCATTACATCGGGACTTCCGAGCTCAGCGAGGCGGAGCTCCGCAAAAAATATCAAAGCATTTTTGCAAAAAATCCGGGCTCCGTCGCAGCCCCCACCGCCTCGCTGCACTTCACGCCTCGCGTGTTCAAAAAACTGGCGGCGGCCGGTATCCCAAGCTGTTTCGTGACGCTGCACATCGGCCTGGGGACTTTTGCGCCGGTGCTTCCGGAACACTTTGAAACCGGCACCCTCTACCAAGAACACACCACCATTTCCCCCCAGGCCGCCAAAGAAATTCGCGCCCTCAAAGCCGCCGGCCGCCGCTGCACCGCGGTGGGCACCACTGCCGTGCGAACACTGGAAAGTTTCGCCCTCGGCCACAAAGAAACCACCAATCTCTTCATTTTTCCACCTTTTGAATTCGCGCTGGTGGACCAACTGCTCACCAATTTCCATCTCCCCAATTCCTCTCTCATGATGCTAGTCGAAGCCTTTTTACAGCACAAGAAAGCCAAACGACACCTCAAAGACCTCTACGCGCTGGCTATCCAAAATGATTTTCGCTTCTATTCATTTGGCGACTCGATGCTCATCCTGTAA
- a CDS encoding VOC family protein, with protein sequence MPFCLNMIIEVTFSLISGEIKYNLIVGEHLLTAKAFCDIHHHSFSLFPQFSRKMYWNFPNPTPMNKVVHFEFPWDDKERAKKFYEGVFGWKPTEWEQFGYTSWQTGPINEQMQPSEPGFINGGCSKRDPEMPHPMFYMDVDNIDETLEQIVKNGGAVVRAKTPLGEGGSMGYLAWFKDSEGNILGLSQYTKPE encoded by the coding sequence ATGCCATTCTGTTTAAACATGATAATCGAAGTCACTTTTTCACTCATAAGTTGAGAAATTAAATACAATCTCATTGTAGGTGAGCATCTACTCACCGCCAAGGCCTTTTGCGACATACACCATCACTCATTCTCGCTTTTCCCCCAATTCAGTCGTAAAATGTACTGGAATTTCCCTAACCCCACCCCCATGAACAAAGTCGTACATTTTGAATTCCCCTGGGACGACAAAGAACGAGCAAAGAAATTCTATGAGGGTGTTTTTGGATGGAAGCCTACCGAGTGGGAACAGTTCGGCTACACCAGTTGGCAGACTGGACCGATCAACGAGCAAATGCAGCCCAGCGAGCCCGGTTTCATCAATGGTGGATGCAGCAAGCGCGATCCGGAGATGCCTCACCCCATGTTTTACATGGATGTGGACAACATTGACGAAACTCTGGAGCAAATCGTAAAAAACGGCGGCGCCGTGGTCCGTGCCAAAACTCCTCTTGGCGAAGGCGGCTCCATGGGTTACCTCGCTTGGTTCAAAGATTCCGAAGGCAACATTTTGGGCCTCTCTCAATACACCAAGCCCGAGTAA
- a CDS encoding iron-sulfur cluster assembly accessory protein, with protein MPKKKSQPKKSAPKKQLIDGDMLIGDVLNRLPESAEIMQDFGLHCTSCSVNVFEPLKMGAMSHGIAEEIVDEMIDRINDLALVRKRAPDDGIYVTEFAATKIKEFAKAEDKEGYGLRITAHSSSSTPEKEPAYAMDFTEHGESKDKSFEFHGVEIFLDPESLQNLLGAEVDFIESAYGSGFKISNPNFVGAKKFGCSCGSGGCGGGSCGSDSNDSCGCGDESC; from the coding sequence ATGCCCAAGAAGAAATCCCAACCCAAGAAGTCAGCCCCCAAGAAACAGCTGATTGATGGAGACATGCTGATTGGAGATGTCTTGAACCGCCTGCCCGAATCCGCGGAAATCATGCAAGACTTTGGCTTGCACTGCACCAGCTGCAGTGTGAATGTTTTTGAACCCCTCAAAATGGGCGCCATGTCTCACGGGATTGCCGAGGAAATAGTGGATGAAATGATCGATCGCATCAACGACCTGGCCCTTGTCCGCAAACGCGCTCCGGACGATGGCATTTATGTCACCGAATTCGCGGCCACCAAAATCAAAGAATTCGCCAAGGCCGAAGATAAGGAAGGCTACGGCCTCCGGATCACCGCGCACTCTTCCAGCAGCACCCCGGAAAAAGAACCCGCTTACGCCATGGACTTCACCGAACACGGCGAGTCCAAAGACAAATCTTTTGAATTTCACGGCGTCGAAATTTTCCTCGATCCCGAATCTCTCCAAAATCTCCTGGGCGCCGAAGTCGACTTCATCGAAAGCGCCTACGGCAGCGGCTTCAAAATCAGCAACCCCAACTTCGTGGGCGCCAAAAAATTCGGCTGCTCTTGCGGCTCCGGCGGCTGCGGTGGTGGCTCCTGCGGCAGCGACTCCAATGACTCCTGCGGCTGCGGCGACGAGAGCTGCTAA
- a CDS encoding BRO family protein yields the protein MASADIGMTWGRFGIFQSLMGSLCGRSLQCQEDIGAILKKLDKEGSQLYEKIVQLKLTSSDGKKYLTDCFSTQDLLRAIQSIPSPKAEPFKMWLAEIGKERLDEIENPELAQERMKALYEKKGYSKDWIDKRLRGIAIRQNLTDEWRNRGLTHEKDYVILTAEISKASFGMTPSEYKKYKNIPEKTKANLHDNMTDLELIFTMLGEKMTTEISHEEKPKVMVEHKKVARHGGGVAGSARKHAEKELGRSVISKGNYLQSSTKKQLKNL from the coding sequence ATGGCATCCGCAGACATTGGGATGACCTGGGGAAGATTTGGTATTTTTCAATCGTTGATGTGATCGCTGTGTTGACGGAGTCTACAGTGCCAAGAAGATATTGGAGCGATCTTAAAAAAACTCGATAAAGAAGGAAGTCAGTTGTACGAAAAAATCGTACAGCTGAAATTGACTTCATCTGATGGCAAAAAATATTTAACAGACTGTTTTTCAACTCAGGATTTACTTAGAGCCATTCAATCCATCCCTTCTCCAAAAGCAGAGCCATTCAAAATGTGGCTTGCTGAGATTGGGAAAGAGAGGCTTGATGAGATAGAAAATCCAGAATTGGCGCAAGAACGGATGAAAGCATTGTATGAAAAGAAAGGATATTCAAAAGATTGGATTGATAAGCGCTTGCGTGGGATTGCGATTCGGCAGAATTTGACGGATGAATGGAGGAATCGCGGCTTAACGCACGAAAAAGATTATGTGATTTTGACTGCTGAGATCTCTAAAGCCTCGTTTGGCATGACGCCGAGCGAATACAAGAAATACAAAAATATCCCCGAGAAAACAAAAGCAAATTTACACGATAACATGACGGACTTGGAACTGATTTTCACGATGCTCGGAGAAAAGATGACAACCGAAATTTCTCACGAAGAAAAGCCAAAAGTGATGGTGGAGCATAAAAAAGTGGCTAGACATGGAGGCGGAGTGGCGGGTAGTGCCCGCAAGCACGCAGAAAAGGAATTGGGACGAAGCGTGATTTCAAAGGGGAATTATCTGCAGAGTAGTACGAAAAAACAGTTGAAAAACCTATAG
- the trmB gene encoding tRNA (guanosine(46)-N7)-methyltransferase TrmB produces MARRKLKHFAEMKEMAHVFEPTLAFQRGEKMDLRGSWGPRVVLELACGGGDYTLALAQRFPTNTVIGVDIKGSRMWFGAQKAADLKVSNAKFLRTQIANLGDFFADGEVDEIWITFPNPHPTKGNAKRRLTSRRFLEMYRRILKPGGLLHLKTDDAALFEFSKEMLPLEGFMVEEALADIYGAAEDDAMGVDSILTQIQTQYEKKYLAQGRTIKYLRGVSPSKVA; encoded by the coding sequence ATGGCGCGACGAAAACTCAAACATTTTGCGGAGATGAAAGAAATGGCACATGTTTTTGAGCCGACCCTGGCTTTTCAACGGGGTGAAAAAATGGATTTGCGGGGCTCGTGGGGGCCTCGCGTTGTTTTGGAATTGGCGTGCGGAGGAGGGGATTACACGCTTGCGCTGGCCCAGCGTTTTCCGACCAACACGGTGATTGGCGTGGACATTAAAGGGAGCCGGATGTGGTTTGGCGCGCAAAAAGCAGCGGATCTTAAGGTGTCCAACGCCAAATTTCTGCGCACACAAATTGCAAATTTGGGAGATTTTTTTGCCGATGGCGAGGTGGATGAAATCTGGATCACTTTCCCCAATCCGCATCCCACCAAGGGCAACGCCAAACGCCGTTTGACCTCGCGCAGATTCCTGGAAATGTATCGGCGCATTTTAAAGCCCGGCGGCTTGCTGCACCTGAAGACGGACGACGCCGCTTTGTTTGAATTCAGCAAAGAAATGCTGCCTTTGGAAGGGTTTATGGTGGAGGAGGCCCTGGCTGACATTTATGGCGCCGCCGAGGATGACGCCATGGGGGTCGATTCGATTTTGACCCAAATCCAAACTCAATACGAAAAAAAGTATCTTGCTCAGGGCCGAACCATTAAGTATTTGAGGGGCGTCAGCCCTTCCAAAGTTGCGTAA
- a CDS encoding nucleotidyltransferase family protein yields MTQRIKKIQMQIVPILKKAGVVRSGIFGSFARGEETPESDLDILVELEKGKTYFDLVRLKSDLEEIVERKVDIGTYNSIRPSLKERILKDEAKILGRKMNRSISSTFLSAWNRSRHTRKESIW; encoded by the coding sequence ATGACACAAAGAATTAAAAAAATCCAGATGCAAATCGTTCCCATTTTAAAAAAAGCGGGCGTGGTCCGTTCGGGAATTTTTGGATCTTTTGCTCGAGGCGAAGAAACCCCTGAGAGCGATTTAGACATCTTGGTGGAACTGGAAAAAGGCAAGACCTATTTTGATCTCGTGCGCCTAAAAAGCGATTTAGAAGAAATCGTGGAGAGAAAGGTAGACATAGGGACTTACAACTCGATCCGCCCCTCTCTAAAAGAAAGAATCCTTAAAGATGAAGCAAAAATCTTATGAAGAAAGATGAACAGGAGTATCTCAAGCACATTCTTGAGTGCTTGGAATCGATCGAGGCATACACGAAAGGAATCGATTTGGTAA
- a CDS encoding M15 family metallopeptidase: protein MLNQAPGRTEYTRAAELSAREDVLQEPVTEEVAALRSKIICLLQMEAEGKLQSRPVNLANYGLEEAPTDAVVDAQLSYLEAVVNGLRDDCPEELLAKQTLLEVYYVGFDGLTHKGQIVVDEELANEVEEVFAAAFKTKFPVRSAIPVSQFEWDDDASMLVDNSSGFNYRTIAGTTIMSRHAKGRAVDINPLLNPHYRKDGSIVPEGAIYEAGKPGVLVDGDAVVSTFKAKGWEWGAEWNGEQDWQHFDKA from the coding sequence ATGCTAAATCAAGCCCCAGGCAGAACGGAGTACACAAGAGCTGCCGAACTCAGCGCTCGAGAAGATGTTTTACAAGAGCCCGTTACTGAAGAAGTAGCGGCTCTTCGGTCTAAAATCATCTGTTTGTTACAAATGGAAGCCGAGGGAAAACTGCAATCCAGGCCCGTTAATCTTGCCAACTATGGTTTAGAAGAAGCCCCCACCGATGCCGTGGTGGATGCTCAACTGTCTTATTTAGAAGCAGTGGTGAACGGCCTGCGGGACGACTGCCCTGAGGAACTGCTGGCCAAACAGACACTTTTGGAAGTGTATTATGTAGGTTTCGATGGCTTGACTCATAAGGGCCAAATAGTGGTGGATGAGGAGCTGGCAAACGAGGTGGAAGAGGTATTTGCTGCTGCTTTTAAGACAAAGTTTCCCGTCCGATCCGCTATCCCCGTTTCCCAGTTTGAATGGGATGACGATGCCTCCATGCTGGTAGACAACAGCTCCGGCTTCAATTACCGCACTATTGCAGGCACCACCATCATGTCCCGACACGCAAAGGGGCGTGCGGTGGATATCAATCCCCTGCTGAATCCCCATTACCGCAAAGACGGCAGCATCGTCCCCGAAGGAGCCATTTATGAAGCAGGAAAGCCAGGAGTACTTGTTGACGGTGACGCCGTGGTATCCACATTCAAAGCCAAAGGTTGGGAGTGGGGCGCCGAATGGAACGGGGAGCAAGATTGGCAACACTTCGACAAAGCATAG
- a CDS encoding DUF5667 domain-containing protein, with the protein MKELNPLKTALGIVRLTVQEKEQGRREFIAFMEKKSFLSRFFGSMRRPAMSLAASLGILAVFSSGVSYAAESSLPGDTLYPIKVEVNEEVQEFFRFTPEAKAEWDLERMARRMAEAEELSTQGKLSEKAKIELKAKLKEHGDEMNFRLEELKASGAEEQSTQLSDKRKALFDLHQTATQELQAPGCAPVPLPQQSSKRYGVNNRHATGRGTLPRQFQCAPAKDHGGSKSIVPPLLRDTPPPRNNDHPYAPHAFHSAKENLLYYGIATHPDSLNSDPPHHRESRSGSKPGDPHQWLPQFPEYKPPASPCSQKVAGG; encoded by the coding sequence ATGAAAGAACTTAATCCGCTCAAAACCGCACTCGGCATCGTCCGACTCACCGTTCAAGAAAAAGAACAGGGTCGCCGCGAATTCATTGCATTCATGGAAAAAAAGAGCTTCTTAAGCCGATTCTTTGGTTCCATGCGCCGCCCGGCCATGTCCTTGGCCGCAAGCCTCGGAATTCTTGCCGTGTTCAGCAGCGGAGTTTCTTATGCCGCCGAATCTTCCCTCCCCGGAGACACATTGTATCCCATTAAAGTGGAGGTGAATGAGGAAGTTCAAGAGTTTTTCCGTTTCACCCCGGAAGCCAAAGCCGAATGGGACTTGGAACGGATGGCCCGCCGAATGGCCGAAGCCGAAGAACTTTCCACCCAAGGAAAACTGAGCGAAAAGGCTAAAATCGAGCTCAAAGCAAAACTGAAAGAACACGGGGATGAAATGAATTTCCGATTAGAAGAGCTCAAAGCCTCCGGCGCGGAAGAACAAAGCACCCAGCTCAGCGACAAACGAAAAGCTCTCTTCGACCTGCACCAAACAGCTACCCAAGAACTGCAAGCACCTTGATGTGCTCCCGTACCTCTCCCGCAACAATCATCCAAGCGGTATGGTGTGAATAATAGGCACGCCACAGGCAGAGGAACTCTTCCGCGGCAATTTCAATGCGCGCCCGCAAAGGATCATTGAGGATCAAAATCAATCGTTCCCCCTCTTCTTCGCGATACCCCACCACCACGCAATAATGACCATCCATATGCTCCGCACGCTTTCCATTCGGCAAAGGAAAATCTTTTATATTATGGAATTGCCACGCATCCGGATTCTTTGAATTCGGATCCCCCTCATCATAGGGAATCAAGAAGTTGATCAAAACCGGGTGACCCTCATCAATGGCTTCCACAATTTCCTGAATACAAGCCCCCTGCCTCACCCTGCAGTCAAAAAGTCGCATGAGGATAG